The Ketogulonicigenium robustum nucleotide sequence AACCTGCGCCTGCACCGATTCGGCGGGGTCGGTAAAGATCACGTTCGGGCCGGGGCTGGCCAGCTCGTCAGTGTCATGCGGGGTCAGACCGATCAGGCCGATCTTCTCGCCCGCCACTTCGATCACGATCGACTTCTGGATCTTGTCGGCCAGCTGCGGCTCTTGCGAGATGTCGGCGTTCGACATCAGGATCGGGAAGTTGATCTCGGCGATAAACTTCGCCAGTTCCTCGGGACCATCGTCGAATTCGTGGTTGCCCACGGTCATCGCGGTGTAACCCAGCTGGTTCATGAACTCGGCCGCCATGGCGCCCTTATAATAGGTATAGAACAGCGTGCCTTGGAACTGGTCGCCGCCATCCACCAGAATGCTGTTTTCGGCCCGCGCTCGCGCATCCGCCACCGCATTGACCAGACGTGCCGTGCCGCCAAAACAGCTGCCCTCGGCATTCGCCGATGCCGAACACGTCGAATCCGAGCTAGAGATAGGCTCGTAGCGCGCGTGGAAATCGTTGGTGTGCAGGATGGTCAGGTTGAAATCGGCGTAAGCCGCGGTCGTGCTAAGGGCCAGCACTGCCGCGCCGGTCATAAAACGGGCCAGCATGAAAAGTCTCCCAATTGGTGATCTGTGGGTATCGTGGCGTATCAAACCGCAAGCTGTCAAAGCCCGAGGGCTGATCAAGCCGTAAATTCCACATGCATCCCCCCCGCGACGCAGCCAGACGCCCAAGGCTTCACCGCTTCGGGCGCATCGGCGCGCAGCTTAAGGCTTGACCGCACGCCCATCCCCGCGCATCACAGCCGCATCATGCTTATCTATAAAATCCTGCGCAAAGACGAATGGGCCGCCTTTCAGGCTGCCGGTGAAACCCAAGGCGCGCCGGTCGATCTGGCCGACGGCTACATTCATTTCTCGACCGCCGAAACGGTCGCAGCCACGGCGGCGAAGTATTTCGCCGGCGAAGACGGGCTGTGGCTGCTGGCAATCGAATCGGACACGATCGCCGATGCCCTGAAATGGGAACCGGCCCGCGGCACGCTGTTCCCACACCTCTACCGCACGCTGCGCATGGCCGAGGTCACCTTGGCCGTCGCGCTGCCGCTGGGGCCGAACGGCCATATCTTCCCGGCCCTCGCATGAGGGTGCTGGAAACCTTGGGGCTGGCCGCCCTGCGCAAAACCGACCCCGAATTCGCCCACGGCGCGGCGCTGAAGGCGCTGCAACTGGGCCTTGGTCCCAAGGGTGGCCCCGTCACCAGCGCCCGCCTTGCCACGCAAGTCGCAGGCCTACGGCTGCCCAACCCCATCGGCCTTGCCGCCGGTATGGATAAAAACGCGACCGCGCTGCACCCGCTGGCCCGCACCGCCTTCGGCTTTCTCGAGGTTGGCGCCATCACCCCGCGCGCCCAGCCCGGCAACCCGCGCCCGCGCCTGTTCCGGCTGAGCGAAGACCGCGCCGCGATCAACCGCTTTGGCTTCAACAACGAGGGGATGGAGGCCGCAGCCGCCCGCCTGCACGCCCGCCCGAAAAACGCGACCATCGGCCTCAACTTGGGTGCCAACAAAGATTCCGAGGATCGCGCCGCCGATTTTGCCCGCGTTCTCACCCATTGCGGCGCCGATCTGGACTTTGCGACGGTCAACGTCTCGTCCCCGAACACCGAACGGCTGCGCGATCTGCAAGGCCGCGCGGCGCTGACGGCCCTGCTGGCAGGCGTGATGGAGGCGAACCACACCCTCGCCCGTCCGCTG carries:
- a CDS encoding DUF952 domain-containing protein, with product MLIYKILRKDEWAAFQAAGETQGAPVDLADGYIHFSTAETVAATAAKYFAGEDGLWLLAIESDTIADALKWEPARGTLFPHLYRTLRMAEVTLAVALPLGPNGHIFPALA
- a CDS encoding quinone-dependent dihydroorotate dehydrogenase, whose amino-acid sequence is MRVLETLGLAALRKTDPEFAHGAALKALQLGLGPKGGPVTSARLATQVAGLRLPNPIGLAAGMDKNATALHPLARTAFGFLEVGAITPRAQPGNPRPRLFRLSEDRAAINRFGFNNEGMEAAAARLHARPKNATIGLNLGANKDSEDRAADFARVLTHCGADLDFATVNVSSPNTERLRDLQGRAALTALLAGVMEANHTLARPLPIFLKIAPDLTADELQDIAAAAEETGVAAIVATNTTLARDGLTSPHRAEKGGLSGAPLFEKSTRVLAQLSTMTHLPLIGVGGISSGAQAYEKIRAGASAVQLYTALVFGGISMVEQIARDLDALLARDGFSTVADAVGTGRSDWL